From Macrobrachium nipponense isolate FS-2020 chromosome 6, ASM1510439v2, whole genome shotgun sequence, a single genomic window includes:
- the LOC135216312 gene encoding uncharacterized protein LOC135216312, with the protein MDNRGAEGRIQDPLPKEAPSFVRTVRVDSHLFRKQSNSSAGASRSDAVKSGDRNSREQLFGGILQQAISGTKELGGWRPVLDVSPQNKFVSKVKFAMETAASVLAGTRQGDWMVSIDLQDTYFHIPIHPDYRKYLRFVHRSKTYQFRALCFGLNTAPYVFTRVVSNVSRWLHLEGVRISMYLDDWIIRAKSQVKCLEDLQVTMTLTQQLGLLVNLDKSQLTPSQDIIYLGMRIQSVVFRAFPAPNRFLECLRKVKLFLGRWTCSAREWMSLLGTLSSIEQFVSLGRLHLRPLKFHLASYWMRDQDLETWIPIPRGIKDHLSWWDDPKKLQEGLELQQKNPDQVLYSDASDVGWSATLGKDEISGLWQDHKKEWHINMKELTAIHLALLHFQEEVKNKVVQVNADNTTALAYIKKQGGTRSDSLYEAAKDLLLWAKERNITLLTHFIEGEKNVRADLLSRERQVLTTEGTLHHEVCNRLWELWGEPTIDLFATQKTKRLPVYCSPIPDQEAVAVDAFLMDWERLNAYAFPPFKILDRVLKKFRELVNARMILIAPFWPTRPWITEVME; encoded by the coding sequence ATGGACAATCGAGGtgctgaaggaaggatacaagatccccttcctaagGAAGCCCCCTCTTTCGTCAGAACCGTTAGAGTTGACAGCCACTTATTCAGGAAACAAAGCAACAGCTCTGCAGGAGCAAGTCGATCAGATGCTGTCAAAAGCGGCGATAGAAATAGTAGAGAACAACTCTTTGGAGGGATTTTACAACAGGCTATTTCTGGTACCAAAGAACTCGGGGGGTGGAGAcccgtgctggacgtaagtcctcagaacaaattcgtaagcaaAGTCAAGTTTGCTATGGAGACAGCAGCGTCAGTCCTAGCAGGCACCAGacagggggactggatggtgtcgataGACCTGCAGGACACTTATTTCCACATCCCAATCCACCCCGATTACAGAAAATACCTGAGATTTGTTCATCGGTCAAAAACGTATCAGTTCAGAGCACTTTGTTTTGGACTAAACACGGCTCCTTACGTTTTCACTCGAGTGGTGTCAAACGTATCCCGGTGGTTACATCTAGAAGGGGTACGGATTtcgatgtacctggacgactggataatcagagccaagtcgcaagtaaagtgtctggaggacctacaagtAACTATGACGTTAACACAACAGTTGGGGCTGTTAGTAAACCTAGACAAATCACAACTGACTCCTTCACAAGACATCATCTAcctggggatgaggattcagtcagtggtttttcgggcttttccagccCCGAATCGCTTTCTAGAGTGCTTAAGAAAGGTGAAGCTCTTCCTAGGGAGATGGACCTGCTCggcaagggaatggatgagtctgctggggaccctttcctcgatcGAGCAATTcgtctccctgggaagactacaccttcgTCCACTTAAGTTTCATCTAGCAAGTTACTGGATGAGAGACCAAGACCTCGAGACATGGATTCCGATTCCTCGGGGAATCAAGGATCATTTGAGTTGGTGGGACGATCCCAAAAAACTTCAAGAGGGCctcgaacttcaacagaagaaccccgatcaagtgttgtattcagacgcatcggacgtgggaTGGAGTGCAACACTGGGGAAGGACGAGATCTCTGGTCTATGGCAAGATCATAAAAAAGAATGGCATATCAATATGAAGGAGCTGACGGCCATTCATCTAGCCCTTCTGCACTTCCAGGAGGAAGTCAAGAACAAGGTAGttcaggtcaacgcggacaacaccacggcgttggcctacataaaGAAACAGGGAGGCACTCGTTCGGACTCCCTTTACGAGGCAGCAAAGGATCTCTTATTGTGGGCGAAAGAGAGGAACATTACGCTTCTAACTCACTtcatagaaggagagaagaacgtcagggcggatctcctcagcagagaaaGACAGGTTCTCACGACGGAGGGGACCCTGCATCACGAGGTATGCAACAGGCTTTGGGAACTATGGGGAGAACCGAcaatagacctctttgcgacgcagaAGACAAAGAGGCTACCTGTTTATTGCTCACcaattccagaccaggaagcagtggcagtggacgctttcctcatggattgggaaaGACTAAATGCGTATGccttccccccattcaagatcctagacAGAGTCCTGAAAAAGTTCAGGGAATTGGTTAATGCCCGGATGATActaatagctccgttttggccaaCGAGACCCTGGATCACGGAGGTGATGGAATAG